One stretch of Priestia megaterium DNA includes these proteins:
- a CDS encoding SNF2-related protein, with protein sequence MFDQLTLHPSYYTNTSDIVEEFYNPVLSVAKVYDRVSAYFSSKALAAYAKGLSGLINNGGKMRLIVSTEISEDDFESIKKGYALREELKNKITISLEDKLTIEEEMNYCNLAHLIANGHVDVKIGFTTTGIFHSKFGLCKDGNGNVIYFTGSNNETEAAIKANYEAFDITASWLCSDFDIHKLHRAESEFEKLWSSTDSGPIVYVKEINEVVRKKIIQFDKGRVILNTETLTDDALILAYENDKIVLYDNLKSYKISSKDMAISQKLLPYYDGSYPDFSPDLTYIEMNEVIKILEKYSKRKKFNFIVSQSLKEYLSTVAYFIKERADYGKTIKYYENELDPIIAERFKKFENIVKNELDRTLRPKQMWSAFYMYEMKNAANFSVPGAGKTSMIYGVFAFLNSPEVDKIDKIVMIGPKNSFLSWKDEFKSNFADKKTLKFLDVQLNKLNEFEFRLESGDRNLVLVNYESLPKYESVLSDIIDSRTMLVFDEVHKIKGLTSVRAQAAKRISARAGYKYVLTGTPIPNTYQDVYNLLNILYGDEYKIFFNFNKNDLKEPSPIMVEKINDKLYPFFWRTNKKELGVPSANEDDLVHVLASNQEQEIINLLYRKYGRSAFHLYIRLIQASTNPDLLLKSLDYIEMYGEENNPLKDMNQDAIVFTEEEIELIRQVPKTSKYYAALDMAEDLYVQGKQSIIWCMFVDTINKLYQDLRLKGIKAGIIYGGTPQDERDKMIKAFLNKEIDVLVTNPHTLAESVSLHHTCHDAIYLEYSFNLTHMLQSRDRIHRLGLKDTDYTQYYYFMLQGNEGERNTIDERIYYRLKEKEKRMLDAIERGILEPEPEVDLEEILSLFNN encoded by the coding sequence ATGTTTGATCAACTTACTTTGCATCCTTCATATTATACAAATACTTCAGATATAGTAGAAGAATTTTACAATCCAGTTTTATCTGTAGCGAAAGTATATGATCGTGTAAGCGCATATTTCAGCTCGAAAGCTCTGGCAGCCTATGCCAAAGGGCTTTCGGGCTTAATTAATAATGGAGGGAAAATGCGGCTTATTGTTTCGACAGAAATTAGTGAAGATGATTTTGAGTCTATCAAGAAAGGTTATGCATTACGTGAAGAACTAAAAAATAAAATCACAATTAGTTTAGAGGATAAACTGACAATTGAAGAAGAAATGAACTATTGTAATTTGGCGCATTTAATAGCAAACGGCCACGTAGATGTAAAAATTGGCTTTACTACAACAGGTATTTTTCATTCTAAATTCGGCTTGTGTAAAGACGGTAATGGCAATGTAATTTATTTTACGGGCTCTAATAATGAAACAGAAGCTGCAATTAAAGCGAATTATGAGGCATTTGATATTACGGCATCTTGGTTATGTTCAGATTTCGATATTCATAAATTACATAGGGCAGAAAGTGAGTTTGAAAAACTATGGAGTTCTACAGACAGTGGCCCTATAGTGTATGTAAAAGAGATTAATGAAGTAGTACGAAAAAAGATTATACAGTTTGACAAGGGGCGAGTAATTTTGAATACAGAAACTTTAACCGATGATGCGTTAATTTTAGCTTATGAGAACGATAAAATCGTTTTATATGATAACTTAAAATCTTATAAAATTTCATCTAAAGATATGGCAATTTCCCAAAAATTATTGCCTTATTATGACGGAAGCTATCCAGATTTCTCGCCTGACTTAACCTATATCGAAATGAACGAAGTAATTAAAATATTAGAAAAATACTCTAAAAGAAAAAAGTTTAATTTTATTGTTAGCCAGTCTTTAAAAGAATACTTATCAACAGTTGCCTATTTTATAAAGGAACGCGCGGATTATGGGAAAACTATTAAATATTATGAAAATGAGCTAGATCCAATTATCGCTGAACGCTTCAAAAAATTCGAAAACATTGTTAAAAATGAATTAGATAGAACTTTGCGCCCTAAACAAATGTGGAGTGCATTTTATATGTATGAAATGAAAAATGCAGCAAATTTTTCTGTACCAGGAGCAGGGAAAACATCAATGATTTATGGAGTGTTTGCATTCCTAAATTCACCAGAAGTTGATAAAATTGATAAGATTGTTATGATTGGCCCTAAAAACTCATTCTTATCTTGGAAAGATGAATTTAAGTCAAATTTTGCCGACAAAAAAACACTAAAATTTTTAGATGTGCAGCTAAATAAATTAAATGAATTTGAGTTTCGTCTTGAAAGTGGAGATCGTAATTTGGTTTTAGTAAACTACGAATCACTACCTAAATATGAGTCAGTATTATCAGATATTATAGATTCTCGTACAATGTTGGTATTTGATGAAGTACATAAAATCAAAGGACTAACGAGTGTAAGAGCGCAAGCTGCCAAACGTATCTCTGCTAGAGCTGGCTATAAATACGTGTTAACGGGTACCCCTATACCAAATACCTATCAAGATGTTTATAATTTATTAAATATTTTGTATGGCGATGAATATAAAATATTTTTCAACTTTAATAAGAATGATTTAAAAGAACCTAGTCCTATTATGGTAGAAAAAATTAATGATAAACTATACCCTTTCTTTTGGAGAACTAATAAAAAAGAACTAGGAGTGCCATCAGCTAATGAAGATGATCTCGTCCATGTGCTTGCATCCAATCAAGAGCAAGAAATCATTAATTTACTTTATCGTAAATATGGAAGAAGTGCTTTTCATTTATATATTCGTCTTATTCAGGCTTCTACTAATCCGGATTTATTATTAAAATCCTTAGATTATATTGAAATGTATGGAGAAGAAAACAATCCCTTAAAAGATATGAATCAAGATGCTATAGTATTTACTGAAGAAGAAATTGAGCTCATCAGACAAGTTCCTAAAACATCAAAATATTATGCTGCCCTAGATATGGCGGAGGATTTGTATGTTCAAGGTAAGCAATCCATCATCTGGTGTATGTTTGTAGATACCATTAATAAATTATATCAGGACCTACGTCTTAAAGGGATTAAAGCAGGGATTATATATGGAGGTACTCCTCAAGATGAACGTGATAAAATGATTAAAGCATTCTTAAATAAAGAAATTGATGTACTAGTAACAAACCCTCATACTTTAGCAGAATCTGTTTCCTTACATCATACTTGTCACGATGCAATTTACTTAGAGTATTCGTTCAACCTTACACATATGCTTCAATCTCGGGATCGTATACATCGATTAGGCCTAAAAGACACTGATTATACCCAATATTATTATTTTATGTTGCAAGGTAATGAAGGAGAGCGAAATACAATTGATGAGCGAATTTACTACAGATTAAAAGAAAAAGAGAAAAGAATGTTAGATGCTATTGAAAGAGGCATTCTTGAACCTGAACCAGAAGTAGATTTAGAAGAGATTTTATCTTTATTTAATAACTAA
- the dcm gene encoding DNA (cytosine-5-)-methyltransferase, which yields MIDVVELFAGVGGFRVGLERQGGFNIVWGNQWEPSKKVQHAFEVYSKRFEDKGIHSNEDIATVDEEKDIPKHDLLVGGFPCQDYSVARSLSGESGIQGKKGVLFWEIMRIVNHHKPKFVLLENVDRLLKSPSKLRGRDFAVMLASFRDAGYFVEWRVINAADYGFAQRRRRIFIFAYRNNTNYAKTQLNYSLQESIQENGFFSSEFPITGTSLKHSVTNTVLPKDIVEVSDTFTATFRNAGIMRNGKFHTEEVVPQSVSPITLRDVLIKARDYQVVDEKYYVDGDEIGKNGKTTLEHFTYLKGPKRIERTSSSGHVYTYSEGGMKFPDDLDISGRTMLTSEATKNRSTHVVKDLDTKRLRVLTPVECELLNDFPPDWTEGLTDRVRYFCMGNALVVGLVEKMGNKINQIYAMEAQEIPK from the coding sequence ATGATAGATGTAGTAGAATTATTCGCAGGCGTTGGGGGGTTCAGAGTTGGATTGGAGCGTCAAGGCGGTTTTAATATAGTATGGGGCAATCAGTGGGAACCCTCAAAAAAAGTACAGCATGCGTTTGAAGTCTATAGTAAAAGATTTGAAGATAAAGGAATTCACAGCAATGAGGATATCGCTACAGTAGATGAGGAAAAAGATATACCTAAACATGATTTACTAGTAGGAGGATTCCCTTGTCAAGATTACTCTGTTGCACGTTCGTTAAGTGGAGAATCAGGAATACAAGGAAAGAAGGGTGTACTATTTTGGGAAATCATGAGGATAGTAAATCATCATAAACCCAAGTTTGTATTGCTAGAAAACGTTGATCGATTATTAAAATCACCTTCTAAGTTGCGTGGAAGAGACTTTGCTGTTATGCTAGCAAGCTTTAGAGATGCAGGTTATTTTGTGGAATGGAGAGTTATCAACGCTGCTGATTACGGATTTGCACAAAGAAGACGAAGAATTTTTATTTTTGCATACAGAAACAATACTAACTATGCGAAAACGCAGTTGAATTATTCTTTGCAAGAAAGTATTCAGGAAAATGGATTTTTCAGCAGTGAATTTCCGATAACTGGAACTTCTTTAAAGCATTCCGTAACAAATACTGTGTTACCTAAAGATATTGTAGAAGTATCAGATACTTTCACAGCAACCTTTAGGAATGCAGGTATAATGAGAAATGGTAAATTTCACACTGAAGAAGTTGTCCCTCAATCAGTCTCACCAATTACGCTAAGAGACGTTTTAATCAAAGCTAGAGATTATCAAGTAGTAGATGAAAAATATTACGTTGATGGTGATGAAATAGGAAAGAATGGGAAAACAACATTGGAACATTTTACTTACCTTAAAGGACCTAAACGTATTGAAAGAACTTCAAGTTCCGGTCATGTTTATACTTATTCTGAGGGCGGAATGAAATTTCCCGATGATTTAGATATCTCTGGAAGAACTATGCTTACCAGTGAAGCCACAAAGAACCGTAGTACCCATGTAGTTAAAGATTTGGACACTAAGCGTTTGCGTGTTTTAACACCTGTTGAATGTGAATTATTAAATGACTTTCCTCCAGATTGGACGGAGGGATTAACAGATAGAGTCAGGTATTTTTGCATGGGGAATGCCTTAGTAGTCGGTTTAGTAGAGAAAATGGGTAATAAAATTAACCAGATATATGCTATGGAAGCTCAAGAGATTCCAAAGTAG
- a CDS encoding MutH/Sau3AI family endonuclease — protein MSVNLEDDIKINTEYFNQFKNLSVYSIGKIIGVNPFLMGPHLGTATLVKEMYAYTGLKDLATKFSKNNISIKTIRLQENGIPKESMSFERIDFLKVVEEKWENSFIKSKFRNTTFLFIVFQLQNGVLYYRDMKLWKMPDIILESQVKSFWTHLRNRLLEGVTLTPIQQKGKSIVENNLPSPSDNEVMHVRPKASDGNDKDLLPDEQLITKQSYWFNASFVGEIVSDLQPLKVKDSLENSVPQLSSRELELIKLAIQDPVYTLEEFYELVKGLLPQFNLFQINDIFLKGIGLKIHSPYVFSEKFKKIKNFFDETILSEPYFKLSNKEIYQTDYFKRYLKNLEKALTIVKVDDSSYITQGKMESAGLKKQNLESYQSAVLNTTKNKGYFTYNSLRKDGFSHEIQEFGFDSIFYESLIIQIPHLKSIRLFGTIFFKKSNRKLKSEQFFTYILEQEKQSSLKLSQLRDVIEVLSLESVSYDTLETVLLKYDKKPYYSRDLERIFIDKNHYLDYLHK, from the coding sequence GTGTCCGTTAATTTAGAAGATGATATTAAAATTAATACTGAGTATTTTAATCAGTTCAAAAACCTCTCAGTGTATTCTATTGGGAAAATTATAGGCGTCAACCCTTTTTTAATGGGGCCTCATTTAGGAACAGCTACATTAGTAAAAGAGATGTACGCTTACACAGGTTTAAAGGATTTAGCAACAAAATTTAGTAAAAATAATATTTCTATAAAAACTATACGCTTACAAGAAAATGGAATTCCTAAAGAATCAATGTCTTTTGAACGAATTGATTTCCTAAAAGTAGTAGAAGAAAAATGGGAAAATAGCTTTATCAAAAGCAAATTTAGAAATACAACTTTTCTATTTATAGTTTTCCAACTACAAAACGGTGTTCTTTACTATAGAGATATGAAGCTTTGGAAAATGCCTGATATAATTCTTGAGTCACAAGTTAAAAGCTTTTGGACTCATTTACGTAATAGACTTCTAGAGGGTGTAACATTAACACCTATTCAACAAAAAGGTAAGAGTATTGTTGAAAACAATCTACCCTCTCCATCAGATAATGAAGTCATGCACGTACGTCCTAAAGCTTCTGATGGCAATGACAAAGATCTTTTGCCAGATGAACAATTAATTACCAAGCAGTCTTATTGGTTTAATGCCAGTTTTGTTGGTGAAATTGTATCTGATTTACAACCTTTAAAAGTAAAAGATTCTCTTGAAAATTCTGTACCACAATTGTCTTCCAGAGAATTAGAATTAATAAAATTAGCTATTCAAGACCCGGTTTATACCTTAGAAGAGTTCTATGAACTTGTTAAAGGTCTTTTACCACAATTTAATTTATTTCAAATTAATGATATATTTTTAAAAGGGATAGGGTTAAAAATACATTCCCCTTATGTATTTAGTGAGAAATTCAAAAAAATAAAAAATTTTTTTGATGAAACTATACTTAGTGAACCCTATTTTAAGTTATCTAATAAAGAAATCTATCAAACAGACTATTTCAAAAGGTACCTTAAAAATTTAGAGAAGGCCTTGACTATCGTAAAAGTAGATGACTCTTCTTATATTACACAAGGTAAAATGGAATCAGCAGGACTTAAAAAACAAAATTTAGAGTCTTATCAATCAGCCGTCCTTAATACTACTAAAAATAAAGGATATTTTACTTATAACTCTTTAAGAAAAGATGGTTTCTCCCATGAGATTCAGGAATTTGGTTTTGATTCTATTTTTTATGAGTCTCTTATTATTCAAATACCACATCTAAAATCGATAAGACTATTTGGAACAATCTTTTTCAAGAAATCGAACCGAAAATTAAAAAGTGAGCAATTCTTCACATATATCCTGGAGCAAGAAAAACAGTCTTCGTTAAAACTAAGTCAATTACGTGATGTTATAGAAGTGCTTTCTTTAGAATCAGTATCCTATGATACTTTAGAAACAGTTTTATTGAAATATGATAAGAAACCTTATTACTCAAGAGATTTGGAACGGATTTTCATTGATAAAAATCACTATTTAGATTATCTTCATAAATAA